Part of the Polyangiaceae bacterium genome, CGTCGGCACCCACTGCAAGGGCACCAACCACCAGGACATCAAGGGCATCGAGCGCGTGGTGTTCCTGGGTGACTCCGTCACGGTCGGCACACCGCCCAGCAACCTGAACCCCGCCAACGTGTACCGCGCCATCCTGGCGCAGATGCTGGCCGCGCACCTCAAGATCGCAGCGCCGGGGTTCGGCTGGGGCGGCGCCGATCCGATCAACGGCGTGGCGCTGCCCTCGGAGTCCGGCGCGTTCGTGAGCTGCGCCAAGTGGGGCGCGCGGACCGACGACCTGATGAAGGACAGCACGCAGGTCGAGACCTGCATCCCGCCGAACAAGCGCCACCTGCGCCACCTGGTGATCATGACGATCGGCGGCAACGACATCAGCGCCATCACCCAGGACGGCGGCGGAACGGCGCCGAAGAAGACGATCCCGGAGCTGTGGCAGGACACCAAGGACTTCGTGGACCTGCTGCGCCAGACGGTGGTGTGGCTGAAGAACCCTGCGAACGTGCCGGGCGGCGTGGACGTGGTGTTCGGCAACAACTACGAGTTCACCGACGGCACCGGCGAGGTCACCGCCTGCCCCGGCGTTCAGCTCGGCGGCATCCAGCCCTGGCAAGACAAGAAGGCCCAGGCCGACATGGTGATCTGGGCCAACGAGCAGTACATGAAGATCGCCGTCGACACGAAGTCGGACATGATCTTCATGCTCGAGAGCTTCTGCGGGCACGGCTACAAGCGCAACGATCCCACCGGCCCCTGCT contains:
- a CDS encoding SGNH/GDSL hydrolase family protein gives rise to the protein MNRGIWLLLVAAAGTAAACGSDSGDSEKSTGGAAGASSGGSSSGGSGNASGSGGSGASTSGGGSAGQSPDGGGSGGTSSGGTSADAASDVIASDAGPAAQCFISQFVNPPSVSLDYDQFGPTVGTHCKGTNHQDIKGIERVVFLGDSVTVGTPPSNLNPANVYRAILAQMLAAHLKIAAPGFGWGGADPINGVALPSESGAFVSCAKWGARTDDLMKDSTQVETCIPPNKRHLRHLVIMTIGGNDISAITQDGGGTAPKKTIPELWQDTKDFVDLLRQTVVWLKNPANVPGGVDVVFGNNYEFTDGTGEVTACPGVQLGGIQPWQDKKAQADMVIWANEQYMKIAVDTKSDMIFMLESFCGHGYKRNDPTGPCYRGPNQPLWFDLTCIHPSNEGHVALADLFFKTIVE